The DNA region GAATTGCTTGAATTCCCCATTCACAAATAGGGCTAAGGTGGGAAGAGATTGAATCTCTAATTCGCCGGGAATAAGGAAATTTTCCTGCACGTTCATTGCAAGTATGAGAAGGCGTTTCCCAAACTCTTTCTGGATGTGTTCCAATTCTTTGGACAGAGCTCGGCAATGTCCACAGCCTGGTTGCCAAAATTCCACTAAAACCGGCACGGTCGATTTTTCGATTATCCCATCAAATTCGCGGTCTTCAATGTTTGCAATCATCTCATTCATTATCCATTTATGCTGGTTACTGAGCCTGATAAAATAGGCATGCTTAAACCTAAAAACGGCAGTTGGCCATCTCGGAACCCTTCGACTGCCGCGGAAGCCGCGGTGCTCAGGGCGAACGGACTTTCACCCAAAGTGTGACCGCTTCGACACTCCGTTCGTGCTGAGGCTCTCGAAGCATGAACGGGCTAGCAGCCCTGTAACTGCCGTTTTTAGGTTAAAGCACGCGTCGCCTCTGCTATGGGGTGACATTAGTTCGTGGCAATTGGTTTTCGACCATCCGGGATTCGGGTCTGACAAGGGAGCTTTCCTTGTCCAACAAATGTCCATGGTAGGAGGAGTAATTGAATGAACCGCCAATCATACGCTTTCGGGATTGAGTGGGTTCAAAGCCTAGACCGCCTCTTAAAAGGTTTTGCCGGAAATCGTTTCCGAGTTGAGACACGAGCCCCCATTACCAGATGCGTTTCAATGACTCTCACCTGCAATCCCATGTTGCCCACTTGAACGGCGGCTCGATGACCTGCCGGATCGCTGCCGATACATAAAAAGCCAATTTTTTTGATAATCATCTGATTAAGCGGGTTGGGTTGATTAAAATTAATCTACGAACCACCTGCTACTCCAACACAATACTGTGCTGCACAAATTTTTTAATATTGGAATCGGTTGTCACGATCACCACCGTCCAAGGATATTTTGTGTCGCAAATCGCGTTCAGAATGGACTCCCTCTGGGAAGCAAAAATTTCATGAAGACCCCCATCGACAATAACCAGTTTCGGACGGGCGATCAGAACCCGGGCCAATAAGATTTGAATCGTTTGGCTTGGAGAAAAGTTTTTTCCGCCGTACTGAACCATGCCTTGTAATCCGTCAGGAATGTGTTCGATTTCCTCCTTTAGGCCCACCAAATCCAAAACCCACAACAAATCTTCTGTGGCCAGGTTTTTTCGTCTCAGGGTGATGTTTTCCATCAGGGTGGCTTCAAAGAGGGTCATATGTCGACTCAGGACGAGACCGCGGGTTTCATTGACCTCGTCGGGGTGGAGATCCCGGACATCGATGCCATTGTACCGGATGGATCCTTGCGGTGGATGATCCAATCCGGCCAACAGTCTGGACACCGTCAGCCGTTGGGATTCCGTGACACAGACGATGGCCCATTTTTCACTCGGCGCAAGGTCCATGTTGAGTTCCAGCGTAGGTGGCCATGGCGGTGGCAGGCCCCGTACATGGGAGATGGAAAGTGCCAATCCTTGTGGAGAGCCGGTGGCCGGCAGTTGGACAAATTGAGTGGTCG from Nitrospiraceae bacterium includes:
- a CDS encoding thiol reductase thioredoxin, whose amino-acid sequence is MIANIEDREFDGIIEKSTVPVLVEFWQPGCGHCRALSKELEHIQKEFGKRLLILAMNVQENFLIPGELEIQSLPTLALFVNGEFKQFIGGVGKKDLILKQIFPWLEDSHSG